A stretch of Hypomesus transpacificus isolate Combined female chromosome 7, fHypTra1, whole genome shotgun sequence DNA encodes these proteins:
- the LOC124469513 gene encoding kinesin-like protein KIF21A isoform X2, giving the protein MTSGQDESTVRVALRIRPQLAKEKIEGCHICTYVMPGEPQVILGKDKSFTYDYVFDMDSQQNSIYADCTEKLIEGCFEGYNATIFAYGQTGSGKTYTMGTGFDVSVGEDELGIIPRAVSHLFRGIEERKQAASEQGRPVPEFKINAQFLELYNEEVLDLFDSTRDMEARKQKSHVKIHEDAAGGIYTVGVTTRTIASEAEMMQCLKLGALCRSTASTQMNAQSSRSHAIFTIHLCQVRVCAPDNDNETDNRLANGSSEMNEFETLTAKFHFVDLAGSERLKRTGATGDRAKEGISINCGLLALGNVISALGDRSKRSSHVPYRDSKLTRLLQDSLGGNSQTVMIACISPSDRDFMETLNSLKYANRARNIKNKVMVNQDKASQQISALRTEIARLQMELMEYRTGKRTMGEDGMEGMNDLVQENSMLQTENSNLRVRVKAMQETIDAQRARLTQLVSDQVNQTLARAGEGNEEIGNMIQNYIKEIEELRAKLLESEAVNEGLRKNLSRASTRSSLYGGPALLAPEREANDVIELAKKDLEKLKKKERKKKKRLLLLDRSHQEEVKPASVIKEVPDNEQERGSEEAEGETSDHEEADEAEAEEEDYEMEAEDSSDESDSELDEKENFQADLANITCEIAIKQKLIDELENSQRRLHTLKQQYEQKLMMLHSKIRDTQLERDRVLHNMGSVETCTEEKAKKIKAEYEKKLSSMNKEMQKLQSAQKEHGRLLKNQSQYEKQLKKLQQDVTEMKKTKVGLMRQMKEQQEKSRVSECRRNREIASLKKDQRRQEHQLRQMEAQRRQQELILRRKTEEVTALRRQARPASGKVSRKVSLPEPLQELSHRPSPTLGRLHPAGITAPNGPRKSPVRMGSAYSTRTARAKWQSLERRVIDIIMQRMTISNMEADMNRLLKQREDLTRRREKVSRRREKLATEGADADRTLGSLNEELESLSANIDYINDNIAECQANIMQMEEAKEEGDTVDIIAVISSCNLSEARFLLDHFISMAINKGLQAAQKESQVKVMEGRLKQTEINSATQNQLLFHMLKEKAELNPELDALLGNALQENGDESSGDESTPSPATEGSSLASDLMKLCGESRPRSKARRRTTTQMELLYASSGEPSCDSPTGDFSSSPLLALGLGGSQDGGGEMGAGAGLTLDRDITVSPSAQSARIAGMSGARSPTCSEKRSLERSPLTRRRMLERGHTPTHTPTPPPHTPAISPTLLPSHTAPVMEAKAKGSDTKPLLDESPVFEGHRGVINPVSTPRGSRAARLQCVHVAEGHTKPVLCVDATDDLLFTGSKDRTCKVWNLVTGQEIMSLGEHPSSVLSVRYCSSLVFTVSTAYIKVWDIRDSAKCIRTLTSSGQVSTGGSCASLKSLTIPPGENQINQISLNPPGSFLYAASGNSVRMWDLRKFVSTGKLTGHLGAVMCLTVDQTGNGQDVVFTGSKDHHIKMFEVAEGAQGSVTSCHSFEPAHQEGLESLLVQGDSLYTGSRDACIKRWDLTSKRLLQQVSGAHADWLSALGVVPGSPVLLSACRGGLLRLWNADSLAPLGEVRGHDSPINGLATNSSHVFTASDDRTVKIWQA; this is encoded by the exons ATGACAAGCGGACAGGATGAAAGTACTGTGCGAGTTGCCCTGAG gattCGTCCCCAGCTGGCGAAAGAGAAGATCGAGGGATGTCACATCTGCACGTACGTCATGCCTGGCGAGCCCCAGGTGATTCTGGGTAAAGACAAGTCCTTCACGTACGACTATGTGTTTGACATGGACTCCCAGCAGAACAGCATCTACGCCGACTGCACCGAGAAGCTCATCGAGGGCTGCTTCGAAGGGTACAACGCCACCATCTTTGCCTACGGCCAG acTGGTTCAGGGAAGACGTACACCATGGGCACAGGGTTTGACGTGAGCGTTGGGGAGGATGAGCTGGGCATCATCCCGCGGGCCGTCAGCCACCTGTTCCGGGGCATTGAGGAGCGCAAGCAGGCGGCCTCGGAGCAGGGCAGGCCCGTGCCCGAGTTCAAAATCAACGCCCAGTTCCTGGAG ctctacAACGAGGAGGTGTTGGACCTGTTCGACTCCACCAGAGACATGGAGGCCAGGAAACAGAAGTCCCACGTGAAGATCCACGAGGACGCCGCTGGAGGCATCTACACTGTGGGGGTCACCACCCGCACCATCGCCTCAGAGGCCGAG ATGATGCAGTGTCTGAAGCTGGGCGCTCTGTGTCGTTCAACGGCCAGCACTCAGATGAACGCCCAGAGCTCTCGCTCCCACGCCATCTTCACCATCCACCTGTGCCAAGTCCGCGTCTGCGCGCCCGACAAC GACAACGAGACAGACAACCGCCTGGCCAACGGCTCGTCAGAGATGAATGAGTTTGAGACGCTGACGGCCAAATTCCACTTTGTGGACCTGGCAGGTTCTGAGAGGCTGAAGAGGACTGGGGCCACAGGGGACAGAGCCAAGGAGGGCATCTCCATCAACTGTGGACTG CTCGCCCTGGGGAACGTGATCAGTGCTCTGGGAGATAGGAGCAAGAGGTCGAGCCATGTGCCCTACAGAGACTCCAAACTCACCCGGCTGTTACAGGACTCCCTGGGAGGAAACAG cCAAACAGTGATGATAGCATGTATCAGCCCGTCTGATCGGGACTTCATGGAGACCTTGAACTCCCTGAAGTACGCTAACCGGGCCAGGAACATCAAGAACAAGGTGATGGTGAACCAGGACAAGGCCAGCCAGCAGATCAGCGCCCTGCGCACGGAGATAGCCCGGCTGCAAATGGAGCTGATGGAGTACAGGacg GGCAAGCGCACGATGGGTGAGGACGGCATGGAGGGCATGAACGATCTGGTCCAGGAGAACTCCATGCTGCAGACGGAGAACAGTAacctgagggtgagggtgaaggcCATGCAGGAGACCATCGACGCCCAGAGAGCCCGGCTCACACAGCTGGTGTCTGACCAGGTCAACCAGACCCTGGCCAGGGCAG GTGAGGGCAATGAGGAGATTGGGAACATGATTCAGAACTACATCAAGGAGATTGAGGAGCTCAG AGCCAAGCTGTTGGAGAGCGAGGCGGTCAACGAGGGCCTTCGCAAGAACCTGTCCCGCGCCTCCACGCGCTCCTCGCTGTACGGCGGCCCTGCCCTCCTCGCCCCCGAGAGGGAGGCCAACGACGTCATCGAACTGGCCAAGAAAGACCTGGAGAAACtcaagaagaaagagaggaagaagaaaaagag ACTGCTGCTTTTGGATAGAAGCCACCAGGAGGAGGTTAAACCTGCCAG TGTGATCAAGGAGGTCCCAGACAacgagcaggagagaggcagtgaggaggctgagggg gagACTAGTGACCATGAGGAAGCAGacgaggcagaggctgaggaggaggactaCGAGATGGAGGCAGAAGACAGTTCAGACGAGTCAGACTCTGAACTGGATGAGAAAG agaaCTTCCAGGCGGACCTTGCCAACATCACGTGTGAGATTGCCATCAAGCAGAAGCTGATTGACGAGCTGGAGAACAGTCAGCGGCGTCTGCACACGCTCAAACAGCAGTACGAGCAGAAGCTGATGATGCTGCACAGCAAGATCAGAGACACCCAGCTGGAGAGGGACAGGGTGCTGCACAACATGG GCTCTGTGGAGACGTGCACGGAGGAGAAGGCTAAGAAGATCAAGGCGGAGTACGAGAAGAAGCTGAGCTCCATGAACAAGGAGATGCAGAAGCTGCAGTCGGCCCAGAAGGAGCACGGGCGCCTGCTGAAGAACCAGTCGCAGTACGAGAAGCAGCTGAAGAAGCTGCAGCAGGACGTGACGGAGATGAAGAAGACCAAG GTGGGTCTGATGCGGCAGATGAaggagcagcaggagaagaGCAGGGTGTCGGAGTGCCGGAGGAACCGGGAGATCGCCTCTCTGAAGAAGGACCAGAGGAGGCAGGAGCACCAGCTCAGACAGATGGAGGCTCAGAGGAGGCAGCAGGAGCTCATCCTGAGGAGGAAAactgaggag gtgaCCGCTCTGAGACGCCAGGCCAGGCCGGCCTCAGGGAAGGTGAGCAGGAAGGTGAGCCTGCCAGAGCCTCTCCAGGAGCTCTCCCaccgcccctcccccaccctgggGAGGCTCCACCCTGCTGGGATCACAGCCCCCAACGGCCCCAG GAAGTCTCCAGTGAGGATGGGCAGTGCCTACTCCACCAGGACAGCCCGGGCCAAGTGGCAGTCTCTGGAGCGCCGCGTCATCGACATCATCATGCAGAGGATGACCATCTCCAACATGGAGGCCGACATGAACCGCCTGCTCAAG CAACGTGAGGACCTGACCAGGCGCAGGGAGAAGGtctccaggaggagggagaagctgGCCACAGAGGGGGCCGACGCTGACCGCACCCTGGGCTCCCTGAACGAGGAGCTGGAGTCTCTGAGCGCCAACATCGActacatcaacgacaacatcgcAGAGTGCCAGGCCAACATCATGCAGATGGAGGAGGCCAAg GAGGAAGGTGACACGGTGGACATCATTGCAGTGATCAGCTCATGTAACCTGTCCGAGGCTCGCTTCCTGCTGGACCATTTCATCTCCATGGCAATCAACAAG GGTCTGCAGGCAGCTCAGAAGGAGTCTCAGGTGAAGGTGATGGAGGGCAGgctgaaacagacagagatCAACAGTGCCACCCAGAACCAGCTGCTGTTCCACATGCTGAAGGAGAAAGCTGAGCTCAACCCTGAGCTGGACGCTCTGCTGGGGAACGCTctgcaag AGAACGGAGATGAAAGCAGTGGTGATGAGTCCACGCCCAGTCCTGCTACAGAGGGAAG TTCCCTGGCGTCTGACCTGATGAAGCTGTGTGGAGAGTCCAGGCCCAGGAGCAAG GCCCGCAGGCGGACCACCACTCAGATGGAGCTGCTGTACGCCAGCTCAGGGGAGCCCTCCTGTGACTCCCCCACAGGggacttctcctcctcccccctgctggccctggggctgggggggagtcaggatggaggaggggagatgggggccGGGGCCGGACTCACCCTTGACAGGGACATCACTGTCTCACCCTCGGCCCAGTCTGCCAGGATAGCTGGCAT GTCTGGAGCCAGGTCTCCCACATGTTCTGAGAAGAGGTCTCTGGAACGTTCCCCTCTGACCCGCAGAAGGATGCTGGAGAGGggacacacgcccacacacacccccacgccccccccacacacgcccGCCATCTCGCCCACActtctcccttcacacacagcCCCTGTCATGGAGGCCAAGGCCAAAGGCTCGGACACCAAACCACT ATTGGACGAGTCTCCGGTATTCGAAGGTCACAG AGGGGTGATCAACCCAGTGTCGACCCCCAGAGGCAGCCGGGCTGCCAGGCTGCAGTGTGTCCACGTGGCTGAGGGCCACACCAAACCTGTCCTCTGTGTGGACGCCACAGACGACCTGCTCTTCACCGGCTCCAAAG accgtACGTGTAAGGTGTGGAACCTGGTGACCGGGCAGGAGATCATGTCTCTGGGTGAACACCCCAGCAGTGTGTTGTCAGTCCGCTACTGTTCCAGCCTCGTGTTCACCGTCTCCACCGCCTACATCAAGGTGTGGGACATCAGAGACTCAGCCAAGTGTATACGCACACTCAC gtcTTCAGGCCAGGTGTCCACAGGGGGCAGCTGTGCGTCTCTGAAGTCCCTGACGATCCCCCCAGGAGAGAACCAGATCAACCAGATCTCTCTGAACCCCCCAGGGTCCTTCCTATACGCAGCCTCGGGGAACTCTGTCCGCATGTGGGACCTGAGGAA GTTTGTGTCGACGGGGAAGCTGACCGGCCACCTGGGCGCCGTCATGTGCCTCACGGTGGACCAGACGGGGAACGGTCAGGATGTGGTCTTCACAGGCTCCAAGGACCACCACATCAAG ATGTTCGAGGTGGCTGAGGGGGCCCAGGGCAGCGTCACGTCCTGCCACAGCTTCGAGCCTGCCCACCAGGAGGGCCTGGAGAGCCTGCTGGTGCAGGGAGACAGCCTGTACACCGGCTCCAGAGACGCCTGCATCAAGAGATGGGACCTGACCAGCAAACGCCTGCTGCAG CAGGTGTCGGGCGCCCATGCAGACTGGTTGAGTGCTCTGGGGGTGGTGCCCGGAAGCCCAGTGCTGCTCAGTGCCTGCAGAGGGGGGCTGCTGCGTCTTTGGAACGCTGACTCTCTGGCACCCctaggggaggtgaggggacacGACAGCCCCATCAACGGTTTGGCCACCAacagcagccatgtcttcacagCGTCAGA tgacCGGACAGTGAAGATTTGGCAGGCCTAA
- the LOC124469513 gene encoding kinesin-like protein KIF21A isoform X1, which produces MTSGQDESTVRVALRIRPQLAKEKIEGCHICTYVMPGEPQVILGKDKSFTYDYVFDMDSQQNSIYADCTEKLIEGCFEGYNATIFAYGQTGSGKTYTMGTGFDVSVGEDELGIIPRAVSHLFRGIEERKQAASEQGRPVPEFKINAQFLELYNEEVLDLFDSTRDMEARKQKSHVKIHEDAAGGIYTVGVTTRTIASEAEMMQCLKLGALCRSTASTQMNAQSSRSHAIFTIHLCQVRVCAPDNDNETDNRLANGSSEMNEFETLTAKFHFVDLAGSERLKRTGATGDRAKEGISINCGLLALGNVISALGDRSKRSSHVPYRDSKLTRLLQDSLGGNSQTVMIACISPSDRDFMETLNSLKYANRARNIKNKVMVNQDKASQQISALRTEIARLQMELMEYRTGKRTMGEDGMEGMNDLVQENSMLQTENSNLRVRVKAMQETIDAQRARLTQLVSDQVNQTLARAGEGNEEIGNMIQNYIKEIEELRAKLLESEAVNEGLRKNLSRASTRSSLYGGPALLAPEREANDVIELAKKDLEKLKKKERKKKKRLLLLDRSHQEEVKPASVIKEVPDNEQERGSEEAEGETSDHEEADEAEAEEEDYEMEAEDSSDESDSELDEKENFQADLANITCEIAIKQKLIDELENSQRRLHTLKQQYEQKLMMLHSKIRDTQLERDRVLHNMGSVETCTEEKAKKIKAEYEKKLSSMNKEMQKLQSAQKEHGRLLKNQSQYEKQLKKLQQDVTEMKKTKVGLMRQMKEQQEKSRVSECRRNREIASLKKDQRRQEHQLRQMEAQRRQQELILRRKTEEVTALRRQARPASGKVSRKVSLPEPLQELSHRPSPTLGRLHPAGITAPNGPSRKSPVRMGSAYSTRTARAKWQSLERRVIDIIMQRMTISNMEADMNRLLKQREDLTRRREKVSRRREKLATEGADADRTLGSLNEELESLSANIDYINDNIAECQANIMQMEEAKEEGDTVDIIAVISSCNLSEARFLLDHFISMAINKGLQAAQKESQVKVMEGRLKQTEINSATQNQLLFHMLKEKAELNPELDALLGNALQENGDESSGDESTPSPATEGSSLASDLMKLCGESRPRSKARRRTTTQMELLYASSGEPSCDSPTGDFSSSPLLALGLGGSQDGGGEMGAGAGLTLDRDITVSPSAQSARIAGMSGARSPTCSEKRSLERSPLTRRRMLERGHTPTHTPTPPPHTPAISPTLLPSHTAPVMEAKAKGSDTKPLLDESPVFEGHRGVINPVSTPRGSRAARLQCVHVAEGHTKPVLCVDATDDLLFTGSKDRTCKVWNLVTGQEIMSLGEHPSSVLSVRYCSSLVFTVSTAYIKVWDIRDSAKCIRTLTSSGQVSTGGSCASLKSLTIPPGENQINQISLNPPGSFLYAASGNSVRMWDLRKFVSTGKLTGHLGAVMCLTVDQTGNGQDVVFTGSKDHHIKMFEVAEGAQGSVTSCHSFEPAHQEGLESLLVQGDSLYTGSRDACIKRWDLTSKRLLQQVSGAHADWLSALGVVPGSPVLLSACRGGLLRLWNADSLAPLGEVRGHDSPINGLATNSSHVFTASDDRTVKIWQA; this is translated from the exons ATGACAAGCGGACAGGATGAAAGTACTGTGCGAGTTGCCCTGAG gattCGTCCCCAGCTGGCGAAAGAGAAGATCGAGGGATGTCACATCTGCACGTACGTCATGCCTGGCGAGCCCCAGGTGATTCTGGGTAAAGACAAGTCCTTCACGTACGACTATGTGTTTGACATGGACTCCCAGCAGAACAGCATCTACGCCGACTGCACCGAGAAGCTCATCGAGGGCTGCTTCGAAGGGTACAACGCCACCATCTTTGCCTACGGCCAG acTGGTTCAGGGAAGACGTACACCATGGGCACAGGGTTTGACGTGAGCGTTGGGGAGGATGAGCTGGGCATCATCCCGCGGGCCGTCAGCCACCTGTTCCGGGGCATTGAGGAGCGCAAGCAGGCGGCCTCGGAGCAGGGCAGGCCCGTGCCCGAGTTCAAAATCAACGCCCAGTTCCTGGAG ctctacAACGAGGAGGTGTTGGACCTGTTCGACTCCACCAGAGACATGGAGGCCAGGAAACAGAAGTCCCACGTGAAGATCCACGAGGACGCCGCTGGAGGCATCTACACTGTGGGGGTCACCACCCGCACCATCGCCTCAGAGGCCGAG ATGATGCAGTGTCTGAAGCTGGGCGCTCTGTGTCGTTCAACGGCCAGCACTCAGATGAACGCCCAGAGCTCTCGCTCCCACGCCATCTTCACCATCCACCTGTGCCAAGTCCGCGTCTGCGCGCCCGACAAC GACAACGAGACAGACAACCGCCTGGCCAACGGCTCGTCAGAGATGAATGAGTTTGAGACGCTGACGGCCAAATTCCACTTTGTGGACCTGGCAGGTTCTGAGAGGCTGAAGAGGACTGGGGCCACAGGGGACAGAGCCAAGGAGGGCATCTCCATCAACTGTGGACTG CTCGCCCTGGGGAACGTGATCAGTGCTCTGGGAGATAGGAGCAAGAGGTCGAGCCATGTGCCCTACAGAGACTCCAAACTCACCCGGCTGTTACAGGACTCCCTGGGAGGAAACAG cCAAACAGTGATGATAGCATGTATCAGCCCGTCTGATCGGGACTTCATGGAGACCTTGAACTCCCTGAAGTACGCTAACCGGGCCAGGAACATCAAGAACAAGGTGATGGTGAACCAGGACAAGGCCAGCCAGCAGATCAGCGCCCTGCGCACGGAGATAGCCCGGCTGCAAATGGAGCTGATGGAGTACAGGacg GGCAAGCGCACGATGGGTGAGGACGGCATGGAGGGCATGAACGATCTGGTCCAGGAGAACTCCATGCTGCAGACGGAGAACAGTAacctgagggtgagggtgaaggcCATGCAGGAGACCATCGACGCCCAGAGAGCCCGGCTCACACAGCTGGTGTCTGACCAGGTCAACCAGACCCTGGCCAGGGCAG GTGAGGGCAATGAGGAGATTGGGAACATGATTCAGAACTACATCAAGGAGATTGAGGAGCTCAG AGCCAAGCTGTTGGAGAGCGAGGCGGTCAACGAGGGCCTTCGCAAGAACCTGTCCCGCGCCTCCACGCGCTCCTCGCTGTACGGCGGCCCTGCCCTCCTCGCCCCCGAGAGGGAGGCCAACGACGTCATCGAACTGGCCAAGAAAGACCTGGAGAAACtcaagaagaaagagaggaagaagaaaaagag ACTGCTGCTTTTGGATAGAAGCCACCAGGAGGAGGTTAAACCTGCCAG TGTGATCAAGGAGGTCCCAGACAacgagcaggagagaggcagtgaggaggctgagggg gagACTAGTGACCATGAGGAAGCAGacgaggcagaggctgaggaggaggactaCGAGATGGAGGCAGAAGACAGTTCAGACGAGTCAGACTCTGAACTGGATGAGAAAG agaaCTTCCAGGCGGACCTTGCCAACATCACGTGTGAGATTGCCATCAAGCAGAAGCTGATTGACGAGCTGGAGAACAGTCAGCGGCGTCTGCACACGCTCAAACAGCAGTACGAGCAGAAGCTGATGATGCTGCACAGCAAGATCAGAGACACCCAGCTGGAGAGGGACAGGGTGCTGCACAACATGG GCTCTGTGGAGACGTGCACGGAGGAGAAGGCTAAGAAGATCAAGGCGGAGTACGAGAAGAAGCTGAGCTCCATGAACAAGGAGATGCAGAAGCTGCAGTCGGCCCAGAAGGAGCACGGGCGCCTGCTGAAGAACCAGTCGCAGTACGAGAAGCAGCTGAAGAAGCTGCAGCAGGACGTGACGGAGATGAAGAAGACCAAG GTGGGTCTGATGCGGCAGATGAaggagcagcaggagaagaGCAGGGTGTCGGAGTGCCGGAGGAACCGGGAGATCGCCTCTCTGAAGAAGGACCAGAGGAGGCAGGAGCACCAGCTCAGACAGATGGAGGCTCAGAGGAGGCAGCAGGAGCTCATCCTGAGGAGGAAAactgaggag gtgaCCGCTCTGAGACGCCAGGCCAGGCCGGCCTCAGGGAAGGTGAGCAGGAAGGTGAGCCTGCCAGAGCCTCTCCAGGAGCTCTCCCaccgcccctcccccaccctgggGAGGCTCCACCCTGCTGGGATCACAGCCCCCAACGGCCCCAG CAGGAAGTCTCCAGTGAGGATGGGCAGTGCCTACTCCACCAGGACAGCCCGGGCCAAGTGGCAGTCTCTGGAGCGCCGCGTCATCGACATCATCATGCAGAGGATGACCATCTCCAACATGGAGGCCGACATGAACCGCCTGCTCAAG CAACGTGAGGACCTGACCAGGCGCAGGGAGAAGGtctccaggaggagggagaagctgGCCACAGAGGGGGCCGACGCTGACCGCACCCTGGGCTCCCTGAACGAGGAGCTGGAGTCTCTGAGCGCCAACATCGActacatcaacgacaacatcgcAGAGTGCCAGGCCAACATCATGCAGATGGAGGAGGCCAAg GAGGAAGGTGACACGGTGGACATCATTGCAGTGATCAGCTCATGTAACCTGTCCGAGGCTCGCTTCCTGCTGGACCATTTCATCTCCATGGCAATCAACAAG GGTCTGCAGGCAGCTCAGAAGGAGTCTCAGGTGAAGGTGATGGAGGGCAGgctgaaacagacagagatCAACAGTGCCACCCAGAACCAGCTGCTGTTCCACATGCTGAAGGAGAAAGCTGAGCTCAACCCTGAGCTGGACGCTCTGCTGGGGAACGCTctgcaag AGAACGGAGATGAAAGCAGTGGTGATGAGTCCACGCCCAGTCCTGCTACAGAGGGAAG TTCCCTGGCGTCTGACCTGATGAAGCTGTGTGGAGAGTCCAGGCCCAGGAGCAAG GCCCGCAGGCGGACCACCACTCAGATGGAGCTGCTGTACGCCAGCTCAGGGGAGCCCTCCTGTGACTCCCCCACAGGggacttctcctcctcccccctgctggccctggggctgggggggagtcaggatggaggaggggagatgggggccGGGGCCGGACTCACCCTTGACAGGGACATCACTGTCTCACCCTCGGCCCAGTCTGCCAGGATAGCTGGCAT GTCTGGAGCCAGGTCTCCCACATGTTCTGAGAAGAGGTCTCTGGAACGTTCCCCTCTGACCCGCAGAAGGATGCTGGAGAGGggacacacgcccacacacacccccacgccccccccacacacgcccGCCATCTCGCCCACActtctcccttcacacacagcCCCTGTCATGGAGGCCAAGGCCAAAGGCTCGGACACCAAACCACT ATTGGACGAGTCTCCGGTATTCGAAGGTCACAG AGGGGTGATCAACCCAGTGTCGACCCCCAGAGGCAGCCGGGCTGCCAGGCTGCAGTGTGTCCACGTGGCTGAGGGCCACACCAAACCTGTCCTCTGTGTGGACGCCACAGACGACCTGCTCTTCACCGGCTCCAAAG accgtACGTGTAAGGTGTGGAACCTGGTGACCGGGCAGGAGATCATGTCTCTGGGTGAACACCCCAGCAGTGTGTTGTCAGTCCGCTACTGTTCCAGCCTCGTGTTCACCGTCTCCACCGCCTACATCAAGGTGTGGGACATCAGAGACTCAGCCAAGTGTATACGCACACTCAC gtcTTCAGGCCAGGTGTCCACAGGGGGCAGCTGTGCGTCTCTGAAGTCCCTGACGATCCCCCCAGGAGAGAACCAGATCAACCAGATCTCTCTGAACCCCCCAGGGTCCTTCCTATACGCAGCCTCGGGGAACTCTGTCCGCATGTGGGACCTGAGGAA GTTTGTGTCGACGGGGAAGCTGACCGGCCACCTGGGCGCCGTCATGTGCCTCACGGTGGACCAGACGGGGAACGGTCAGGATGTGGTCTTCACAGGCTCCAAGGACCACCACATCAAG ATGTTCGAGGTGGCTGAGGGGGCCCAGGGCAGCGTCACGTCCTGCCACAGCTTCGAGCCTGCCCACCAGGAGGGCCTGGAGAGCCTGCTGGTGCAGGGAGACAGCCTGTACACCGGCTCCAGAGACGCCTGCATCAAGAGATGGGACCTGACCAGCAAACGCCTGCTGCAG CAGGTGTCGGGCGCCCATGCAGACTGGTTGAGTGCTCTGGGGGTGGTGCCCGGAAGCCCAGTGCTGCTCAGTGCCTGCAGAGGGGGGCTGCTGCGTCTTTGGAACGCTGACTCTCTGGCACCCctaggggaggtgaggggacacGACAGCCCCATCAACGGTTTGGCCACCAacagcagccatgtcttcacagCGTCAGA tgacCGGACAGTGAAGATTTGGCAGGCCTAA